One window of the Salvia splendens isolate huo1 chromosome 1, SspV2, whole genome shotgun sequence genome contains the following:
- the LOC121811324 gene encoding histone-lysine N-methyltransferase ASHR1-like — protein sequence MEELKKALNEKGLKFSTLPEKGHCLFAARDFSPGEVIFSENPYVCLPNKNKCEWCFSSTNLKKCSGCRVIWYCSSECQRSDWKLHSAECRVLSKVDKQRVNSLTPSLRLMVKLCVKRKLEIEKVIPTSATESYKYVEALVSHMSDINEKQLLLYAQIANLVNLILPCPDFEINVKEITENFSKLACNAHTISDSELRPHGTGLYPFISIINHSCLPNSVLVFEGRLAVVRAMQHIPKGTEVLISYVDIAGSTLTRQKALKEQYYFTCACSRCIKLGQSDDIRESAVLEGYRCKDSQCDGFLLCDSDDKGFICQQCGLLREKEEITNITIKLKSMSEKASTLLSSGHKTEAIEAYKMIEGLQLQLYQPLSISLMRNRETLITIFMELQDWREALSYCRLTIPAYERVYPRSYPLVGLQYYMCGKFEWLLGETEAAVRSLTKALDILRVTHGTKSPFMVELMNKVEEARAEALYKLHSQVVN from the exons ATGGAAGAACTAAAGAAGGCATTAAACGAAAAAGGTTTAAAATTTTCGACGCTTCCAGAAAAGGGCCACTGCCTTTTCGCTGCGCGTGATTTCTCCCCAG GGGAAGTGATATTTAGTGAGAATCCATATGTTTGTCTCCCAAACAAGAACAAGTGTGAGTGGTGTTTTTCATCAACCAACCTGAAGAAATGCTCTGGTTGCCGTGTTATTTGGTATTGTAGCAGCGAATGTCAG AGGTCAGATTGGAAGCTGCATTCTGCAGAGTGCAGGGTGCTGTCGAAGGTCGACAAGCAGAGAGTGAATTCGCTCACGCCATCCTTACGATTGATGGTGAAGCTATGTGTAAAGCGAAAGCTGGAAATTGAGAAG GTTATCCCTACATCTGCTACAGAAAGTTACAAGTATGTGGAAGCGTTGGTTTCTC ATATGTCAGATATCAATGAGAAACAGCTGCTGCTGTATGCACAGATAGCTAACCTTGTCAATTTGATACTCCCGTGTCCCGATTTCGAGATCAACGTCAAAGAGATTACAGAAAATTTTTCTAAG CTAGCATGCAATGCACATACTATTAGTGACAGCGAATTGAGGCCCCATGGAACAGGGCTGTACCCTTTCATTTCTATCATCAATCACAG CTGTTTACCAAATTCTGTTCTAGTATTTGAGGGAAGACTTGCAGTTGTACGGGCCATGCAGCATATACCAAAAGGTACTGAG GTATTAATCAGTTATGTAGATATTGCTGGAAGCACTTTAACACGGCAGAAGGCTCTTAAAGAACAGTACTATTTCACTTGTGCTTGTTCTCGCTGCATAAAATTG GGACAATCTGATGATATTCGAGAAAGTGCAGTTCTGGAAGGTTATAGGTGCAAAGATAGTCAATGTGATGGATTTCTGCTATGCGACTCTG ATGACAAAGGGTTCATTTGCCAGCAATGTGGACTTCTTCGGGAGAAAGAAGAAATTACTAACATCACTATAAAATTGAAATCTATGTCAGAGAAAGCTTCCACGTTACTTTCTTCTGGTC ATAAAACTGAGGCAATTGAGGCTTATAAGATGATTGAAGGATTGCAATTACAGCTGTACCAACCATTATCAATCAGTCTTATGCGAAATCGGGAGACTCTCATTACG ATATTTATGGAGCTGCAGGATTGGAGGGAAGCACTTTCATATTGCAGACTGACAATTCCAGCATATGAGA GAGTTTATCCAAGATCTTACCCTCTGGTTGGACTACAATATTACATGTGTGGGAAATTCGAATG GTTGCTGGGAGAGACAGAAGCAGCAGTTAGATCACTGACGAAAGCGTTGGACATATTGCGAGTGACTCATGGAACAAAGAGTCCGTTCATGGTGGAACTCATGAATAAGGTGGAGGAAGCTCGTGCAGAGGCATTGTACAAGCTTCATTCTCAAGTCGTAAACTGA